Proteins encoded by one window of Cellvibrio sp. KY-GH-1:
- a CDS encoding ATP-binding protein, with protein MKLVAITLQNFRCYKDPITTRFDNLTTFIGKNDIGKSTILEALEIFFNNATVKIEPQDVHIRGADTNISITCEFTDLPPSLSVDAGAETSLSGEYLLTTDHTLKIKKVFDCSKKTPTVEVFILANHPTAPEVGNLLELKEKELQQLVKARGLNVALKGNPGMRAAIWQSTTNLQLANVEIPVSKPKEDCKRIWEQLETHLPMFALFQSDRNSRDSDGEVQDPLKAAIAAAIAEVQPEITRIQQRVQEKAEEIVQRTHEALKTIDPNLANDLTPQFTPPTAAKWNGLFSISMETDQGIPLNKRGSGIRRMILVSFFKAEAERRLATSAKRSIIYAIEEPETAQHPNNQRILINSFKTLVSEPGCQVILTTHSPGFAADLPLDGIRFVTRDAADNPVVDAGVDVFGAVADTLGLTPDSRVKVLICVEGPTDVPAFRYLSRALHQEDPTIPNLDTDERIAFVVLGGGTLKHWVSEHYLKGLGCPEVHIYDSDVNTYGAAIDAINQRADGKGSWGALTTKHEIENYLHPSAIQAAFGVTIPIEDQPGADGKSVPKLFGEAFSQARGHGAPLGENRAKAKLAEQAFPKMTAALIRERDPNGEVEGWFRRIGGMLNV; from the coding sequence ATGAAGCTTGTCGCCATAACCCTTCAGAATTTTCGCTGCTATAAAGATCCGATTACCACCCGATTTGACAATCTAACGACCTTCATCGGGAAAAATGATATTGGTAAATCCACTATCCTCGAAGCCCTTGAAATCTTTTTTAACAACGCTACCGTAAAGATTGAACCCCAGGATGTCCATATCCGTGGCGCTGATACCAATATCTCCATTACCTGCGAGTTTACCGATCTTCCACCGTCCCTGAGTGTGGATGCTGGAGCAGAAACCAGCTTGTCTGGAGAGTATCTCCTCACTACAGACCACACCCTAAAAATCAAAAAGGTCTTTGATTGCAGCAAAAAAACGCCAACTGTGGAAGTGTTCATTTTGGCTAATCACCCCACAGCGCCGGAAGTGGGTAATTTGCTTGAATTAAAGGAAAAGGAGCTACAGCAACTTGTAAAGGCTCGAGGGCTTAATGTCGCCCTAAAGGGAAACCCCGGAATGCGAGCAGCGATTTGGCAATCCACCACTAATTTGCAGCTGGCAAACGTAGAAATTCCAGTCTCAAAACCAAAAGAAGATTGCAAGCGCATTTGGGAACAATTGGAAACTCACTTGCCCATGTTCGCCTTATTCCAGAGCGACCGTAATAGTCGTGATTCGGATGGAGAGGTTCAGGATCCCCTGAAAGCTGCTATCGCTGCTGCAATTGCGGAAGTGCAACCTGAGATTACTCGCATCCAACAACGTGTCCAAGAAAAAGCCGAAGAGATCGTACAGCGCACTCACGAAGCATTAAAGACAATCGACCCCAATCTCGCCAACGATCTCACACCTCAGTTCACTCCACCCACAGCCGCAAAGTGGAATGGGTTATTTTCGATTAGCATGGAAACTGATCAGGGCATTCCGCTAAATAAGCGTGGCAGCGGCATCCGCCGCATGATCCTAGTGAGCTTTTTCAAAGCCGAAGCGGAACGTAGGCTTGCAACCAGCGCTAAACGCAGCATTATCTACGCTATCGAGGAACCGGAGACCGCACAGCATCCCAATAACCAGCGCATCCTTATCAATTCCTTCAAAACCTTGGTTTCTGAGCCTGGATGCCAAGTGATCCTCACTACTCATAGCCCTGGTTTTGCCGCCGACCTTCCCTTGGATGGGATCCGGTTTGTCACCCGGGATGCGGCAGATAATCCAGTGGTTGATGCAGGAGTAGACGTGTTTGGCGCTGTGGCGGATACCCTGGGGTTAACCCCAGATAGCCGGGTCAAAGTATTGATTTGCGTCGAGGGTCCAACGGATGTCCCCGCATTTCGATATCTCAGTCGTGCCTTGCATCAAGAAGATCCTACCATTCCCAATCTAGATACAGATGAACGGATTGCGTTCGTCGTATTGGGTGGCGGGACATTGAAACACTGGGTGTCCGAACACTACCTCAAGGGATTGGGGTGCCCGGAAGTCCATATTTATGACAGTGACGTAAATACTTATGGCGCAGCCATTGATGCCATTAACCAACGGGCAGATGGTAAAGGTTCGTGGGGGGCGTTAACGACTAAACATGAGATCGAAAACTACCTCCATCCTTCAGCAATCCAGGCGGCGTTTGGCGTGACCATTCCAATTGAAGACCAACCAGGTGCTGATGGTAAATCCGTTCCAAAGTTGTTTGGAGAAGCCTTCTCTCAAGCACGGGGTCATGGTGCCCCATTAGGGGAGAATAGGGCAAAAGCTAAACTTGCTGAGCAAGCTTTTCCAAAAATGACAGCAGCATTAATTCGCGAGCGCGACCCTAACGGCGAAGTCGAGGGGTGGTTTCGTCGCATTGGTGGAATGCTGAACGTATAA
- a CDS encoding CBASS oligonucleotide cyclase, producing the protein MPLSNAELEYFDHNVLRLPGEKRKEYHAQVDNLVSELKKRITDKSKLKVTKVVKAGSFAKYTILRKIDDYPTDVDVVFYITGVEENSKSYEELCNKIYDLLIEIYPTKKVEDFEIQRRAAKVTFVKSGLEVDVVPVLQHSTDPDHGWQYDIQTGVKNLTCAPCHIQFIRTRKDKDKHFRTLVRLAKRWRHFHDIAGLKSFHIELIFAHLVDTDGPAESIEKRLREFLVYIARTKLSERIDFPENAGKPVVSFSDPVVIIDPASPENNVASRITAEEQELIAKAAEVAWETATYASVENNEEIWKEIFGSRFKTKG; encoded by the coding sequence ATGCCTCTATCAAATGCAGAGCTTGAATATTTCGACCATAACGTGTTGCGTCTTCCAGGTGAGAAGCGCAAGGAATACCACGCGCAGGTTGACAACCTCGTAAGTGAGCTAAAAAAGCGTATTACTGACAAATCAAAGCTAAAAGTCACAAAGGTAGTGAAGGCTGGTTCGTTTGCTAAATACACTATTTTGCGCAAGATCGATGACTATCCGACGGATGTTGATGTTGTTTTCTACATTACCGGTGTAGAGGAAAACAGTAAGTCCTACGAGGAACTGTGCAATAAGATTTACGATTTGTTGATAGAGATCTACCCAACCAAAAAAGTTGAGGATTTCGAAATTCAGCGTCGCGCAGCTAAGGTAACTTTTGTCAAAAGCGGCCTTGAAGTAGACGTCGTCCCGGTCCTGCAGCACAGCACGGATCCAGATCACGGTTGGCAGTATGACATTCAGACCGGAGTTAAGAACCTTACCTGCGCGCCGTGTCACATTCAGTTCATCCGCACGCGAAAAGATAAAGACAAGCACTTCCGTACATTGGTGCGCTTAGCAAAGCGCTGGAGGCACTTTCACGACATCGCTGGCCTGAAATCCTTTCATATCGAACTTATTTTTGCTCATCTTGTTGATACGGATGGTCCCGCAGAGAGCATTGAGAAGCGTCTCAGAGAATTTTTGGTTTATATCGCCCGTACGAAATTGAGTGAACGCATCGATTTTCCGGAAAATGCTGGCAAGCCGGTAGTTAGCTTCAGTGATCCGGTTGTAATTATTGACCCGGCAAGTCCGGAGAACAATGTGGCATCCCGTATTACTGCGGAAGAACAGGAGCTGATCGCGAAAGCTGCGGAAGTAGCTTGGGAAACAGCGACCTACGCATCCGTTGAAAACAATGAAGAAATCTGGAAAGAAATTTTCGGTAGTCGCTTTAAGACCAAAGGTTAA
- a CDS encoding ImmA/IrrE family metallo-endopeptidase, with translation MKEKMTPLSAKQPYESLKKAGYSKVLIGKFLPDWWDDALLKTSAGLFQFANILQNKLGLLVHFETNGELVVSANNPQSRFKHRQDTDSSELTISANFGRALGSIAIHCINHQYIPLPENASQLREKIIATSGKPYVDFPGLVNFCWKSGIPVLQLDFVPLKAKRMAGMVTRIKDRPVIILGYKNDQHAKQLFILSHELGHLQKKHVKENETLIDEDLDSIAEKISGDKKARQDIEEREADEFALEVLRGANKIPYGLLGRPDSPATLAVNAIKLSKSINVDPGHIILSYAYETHEWVIATQAIAFIPKTNDALNIVKSEFLSNVDLTQLSEENQSYLLSMQNIVISR, from the coding sequence ATGAAAGAAAAAATGACTCCTTTATCAGCTAAACAACCATATGAATCCCTAAAAAAAGCAGGTTACTCCAAGGTATTAATTGGAAAGTTTTTACCTGACTGGTGGGACGACGCCCTCTTAAAAACCAGTGCGGGATTATTTCAATTCGCAAATATTCTGCAAAATAAATTAGGGTTGTTAGTTCACTTTGAAACAAACGGAGAATTAGTTGTCAGTGCTAATAATCCACAGTCACGATTTAAACATCGACAAGACACCGATTCTTCCGAGCTTACAATATCAGCAAACTTCGGGCGAGCACTGGGCTCAATTGCAATACATTGCATCAATCATCAATATATTCCTTTGCCAGAAAACGCATCGCAATTAAGAGAAAAAATCATTGCAACAAGTGGAAAGCCCTATGTGGACTTTCCAGGATTGGTTAATTTTTGTTGGAAATCGGGTATACCGGTTCTACAACTAGATTTCGTGCCTTTGAAAGCGAAACGAATGGCAGGAATGGTCACTCGCATAAAAGATAGGCCGGTAATCATATTAGGCTACAAAAATGATCAACATGCTAAACAGCTATTTATTTTATCCCACGAGTTGGGGCATCTACAGAAAAAACATGTCAAAGAAAACGAAACATTGATTGATGAAGATCTTGATTCTATTGCCGAGAAAATTAGTGGAGATAAAAAAGCTCGTCAGGATATTGAAGAAAGAGAAGCAGACGAATTTGCGCTAGAAGTTCTTAGAGGAGCTAATAAAATCCCATATGGCTTATTGGGCCGACCGGATTCACCTGCAACATTAGCTGTCAATGCAATAAAACTTAGCAAATCCATCAACGTTGATCCTGGACACATTATTCTGTCATATGCTTATGAAACACATGAGTGGGTCATTGCCACTCAAGCGATTGCTTTTATACCTAAAACTAATGATGCATTGAATATTGTCAAATCTGAATTTTTATCAAATGTTGACTTAACACAATTGAGTGAAGAGAACCAATCATATCTTCTATCAATGCAAAATATAGTAATTTCAAGGTGA
- a CDS encoding IS256 family transposase — translation MNKKDLEAFAREAAKHMKTEKDLSDFSQMLTKITVEAALNGELDAHLGYEKHQKSGAANSRNGYTTKTLKTEDGEMELKTPRDREGSFEPQLVKKHQTRFTSMDDKILSLYAKGMTTREIVATFKDMYGADVSATLISKVTDAVIEQVVEWQSRPLDSVYPIVYLDCIVVKIRQDKQVINKSIYLALGVTMEGQKELLGMWLSENEGSKFWLGVLTELQNRGVRDILIACVDGLKGFPEAINAAFPETQIQLCIVHMVRNSVKYVPWRDYKAVTADLKRIYQSITEEEALLALAQLGARWDEKYPQISRCWHTHWENIRTLFAYPEDIRRAIYTTNAIESLNSVIRQAIKKRKLFPTDESAKKVIFLAIQDASKKWTMPIRNWRAALNHFMIVFDERLMDYR, via the coding sequence TGAACAAAAAAGACCTTGAAGCCTTTGCGCGCGAAGCAGCAAAGCACATGAAGACTGAGAAAGACCTGAGCGACTTCAGTCAAATGCTCACCAAAATCACCGTTGAGGCAGCTCTCAACGGTGAACTTGATGCCCATCTTGGCTACGAGAAACACCAAAAATCAGGTGCTGCCAATAGCCGCAACGGCTACACCACCAAAACCCTGAAAACGGAAGACGGTGAGATGGAGCTCAAAACGCCGCGTGATCGCGAAGGCAGCTTTGAGCCGCAGTTGGTGAAGAAACACCAAACCCGCTTTACGTCGATGGATGACAAAATACTAAGCCTCTACGCCAAGGGCATGACCACCCGCGAAATCGTAGCCACTTTCAAGGACATGTATGGTGCAGACGTCTCTGCTACTCTTATTTCCAAAGTGACAGATGCTGTTATTGAGCAGGTCGTCGAATGGCAATCGCGCCCGCTGGATTCGGTTTATCCTATTGTTTATCTCGACTGCATCGTGGTAAAGATTCGCCAGGATAAGCAGGTTATCAACAAATCCATTTACCTTGCATTGGGCGTTACCATGGAGGGCCAGAAAGAATTATTAGGCATGTGGCTCTCGGAAAATGAAGGCTCAAAATTTTGGCTGGGCGTGCTGACGGAGCTACAGAATCGCGGTGTTCGAGACATTTTGATCGCATGCGTTGACGGGCTAAAAGGGTTTCCGGAGGCGATTAACGCGGCCTTTCCCGAAACGCAGATTCAACTGTGCATCGTACACATGGTACGCAACTCAGTGAAATACGTGCCGTGGAGGGACTACAAAGCCGTTACGGCAGACCTGAAGCGAATTTACCAATCCATCACTGAAGAAGAGGCACTGCTGGCGCTCGCGCAGCTCGGTGCGCGCTGGGATGAAAAGTACCCGCAAATTAGTCGCTGCTGGCATACCCATTGGGAAAATATACGCACCTTGTTTGCTTACCCTGAAGACATTCGTCGCGCAATTTACACCACCAACGCGATTGAATCGCTGAATAGCGTAATCCGTCAGGCAATCAAAAAGCGCAAATTATTTCCAACGGATGAATCAGCCAAGAAAGTGATTTTCTTGGCAATCCAGGATGCCTCCAAAAAATGGACTATGCCCATTCGCAATTGGAGAGCAGCGCTCAATCATTTTATGATTGTGTTTGATGAGCGATTGATGGATTATCGTTGA
- a CDS encoding helix-turn-helix domain-containing protein, translated as MQICNINNMKKPKPPNVIVEELRHFFAQKGVESSTKIAEMSKIGQSQVYRNLFEKPKRVTKTLKSLCKYANISIDFELESPDPSSSAILMKALSEVWDGSESQARRISRFLFALKRADM; from the coding sequence ATGCAAATATGCAATATTAATAACATGAAAAAGCCTAAACCACCAAACGTTATAGTCGAGGAGCTGCGCCACTTTTTTGCACAAAAAGGGGTTGAAAGCAGCACAAAAATTGCGGAAATGAGCAAAATTGGTCAAAGTCAGGTGTATCGAAACCTGTTTGAGAAACCAAAGCGTGTGACGAAGACGTTAAAATCATTATGCAAATATGCAAATATTTCAATTGATTTCGAGTTGGAATCACCAGACCCATCATCATCGGCAATTTTGATGAAAGCATTGTCAGAAGTTTGGGATGGCTCTGAATCTCAAGCACGGCGAATATCCCGATTTCTTTTTGCTCTAAAGCGGGCAGATATGTGA
- a CDS encoding ATP-binding protein, whose translation MSNPSVFELKTNLPTAQLDLQAQKLLGFEARYLRVKKRLQLILQANELERWSQTHHKKQLSVIGLLNDQYPLAIFYGDVGTGKTATAEAIANRLARDAKIEDAILFKLSNKVRGTGKVGEMGTLITQAFEDITRSIGPGKGRGFLIIDEGDSLGASRSQDHSHHEDKVGVNTLIQSIDNIRKHGGRIFAILCTNRLAALDAAIIRRASIVEEFVRPTDEERKELFTKDLGDMGFSATEINRLIQSTAATETKPAWTYSDIRTRLYPAAVSLAFPDSPLTIEHFHQALAELEPSPVMAG comes from the coding sequence GTGAGTAACCCTTCGGTATTTGAATTAAAAACTAACCTTCCAACGGCCCAGCTGGATCTTCAAGCACAGAAATTATTAGGCTTCGAGGCACGCTACCTACGCGTGAAAAAGCGGCTTCAGCTCATTCTGCAGGCGAATGAATTGGAGCGTTGGAGTCAAACGCATCACAAAAAGCAACTTTCGGTCATTGGACTATTGAATGACCAGTATCCCCTAGCCATTTTCTATGGCGATGTTGGAACTGGCAAAACCGCAACTGCCGAGGCAATCGCGAACCGCTTGGCGCGTGATGCAAAAATCGAAGATGCTATTCTGTTCAAACTGAGTAATAAAGTCCGTGGAACAGGTAAGGTCGGTGAAATGGGGACTCTGATTACCCAAGCCTTCGAAGACATTACCAGATCCATCGGTCCAGGCAAGGGTCGTGGTTTCTTGATCATTGATGAGGGTGACTCTCTGGGAGCGTCGCGCAGTCAGGACCATAGTCATCACGAAGATAAAGTAGGCGTGAACACGTTGATTCAATCTATCGACAATATACGCAAGCATGGCGGCCGTATTTTTGCGATCCTTTGTACAAACCGTCTAGCTGCTCTGGACGCCGCAATCATTCGCCGCGCGTCGATTGTTGAGGAGTTTGTACGACCAACGGACGAAGAACGGAAGGAGCTTTTCACAAAGGATTTGGGTGATATGGGATTCTCGGCGACTGAAATCAATAGACTGATTCAGTCGACGGCAGCAACAGAAACTAAACCGGCTTGGACATACTCTGATATTCGGACGCGCTTGTACCCGGCCGCTGTGTCTTTGGCGTTTCCTGATTCGCCGCTGACGATTGAGCACTTCCACCAAGCTCTTGCGGAACTGGAGCCATCACCTGTGATGGCAGGATGA
- a CDS encoding TIR domain-containing protein gives MPLDIFSELNHAVLDLQASQLQTYERPLRKIAQLLNHEELSSFNQELTSNVDLEAFLIASEATGGSMVGSSKLEWPDNSSQCLGLTILLLQKLAEDPGYATSFAHEYFYSGNKIISGIHSLTGQLIIPFVRDYKNYVQSKGDIRLVRPTTSKKIFIVHGHDEGARESVARFLERIGFEPIILHEQANRGRTVIEKVEAHGDVGFAVVLLTPDDEGCAKGGSTEPRARQNVLLELGYFIGRLGRDHVCALKRGELEIPSDFAGVVWEPMDSSGGWRQALARELKAAGHHIDWNLVMQ, from the coding sequence ATGCCGTTGGATATATTTTCTGAATTAAACCATGCCGTCCTGGATCTGCAAGCTTCACAATTGCAGACCTATGAGCGCCCACTAAGAAAAATAGCTCAATTATTGAACCACGAAGAGTTATCTAGCTTTAATCAAGAACTCACCTCTAATGTAGATCTTGAGGCTTTTTTGATAGCGAGTGAAGCTACAGGTGGCAGTATGGTAGGCAGTTCCAAACTTGAATGGCCAGATAATTCAAGTCAATGCCTAGGATTAACTATCTTATTGTTGCAAAAGCTGGCCGAAGATCCTGGTTACGCAACGTCATTTGCACATGAGTATTTTTATTCCGGGAATAAAATAATTTCTGGTATCCATTCTTTAACTGGTCAGCTAATAATTCCATTCGTAAGAGATTATAAGAACTACGTCCAATCTAAAGGAGATATTAGACTTGTGAGACCAACAACCTCTAAAAAAATATTTATCGTCCATGGCCATGATGAAGGTGCCCGAGAGTCGGTTGCAAGATTTTTAGAAAGAATTGGATTTGAGCCGATTATTTTGCACGAACAAGCAAACCGAGGGCGCACTGTCATCGAAAAGGTCGAGGCACACGGAGATGTTGGCTTCGCAGTTGTATTATTAACCCCTGATGATGAAGGCTGCGCAAAAGGTGGGAGCACCGAACCGCGCGCCCGACAAAATGTTTTGCTTGAACTCGGTTACTTTATAGGGCGACTTGGTCGTGATCATGTCTGCGCACTAAAACGCGGCGAACTTGAAATACCGAGCGATTTTGCTGGTGTTGTGTGGGAGCCGATGGATAGTAGCGGAGGCTGGAGGCAAGCGTTGGCTCGCGAACTGAAAGCTGCCGGCCACCACATTGATTGGAATTTAGTAATGCAGTAG
- a CDS encoding 5'-methylthioadenosine/S-adenosylhomocysteine nucleosidase, protein MANFLMLASSHILLAGSISNTTENSLIDRAHEFVYSFVEEVLNAGGGFVIYVAAEPVNADNKPLLFDWTVAKAVDKLISGNSSKVRLKIVTSQERLQSKANAEQRKLLTGMTARGVAEFIHIEEEVLTGGNVGDEQIEHATAMVALGGGKGVLDRARKMAKKLLPVLPLDLQLGANSEDGAGALGVLKNFQTNPLTYMPNSGNKVVKVLPALSLQEPVISLSDISERIVKIFYEEEKARIEALPPDVLVLTALDVELAAAKQAFGIAEDAEHFTTKNGLHVWRAPVSKHGGKTVSCVVACFAGAGNVDAASVTSMLLGELNPANVMMMGIAAGLRDKCALGEVVLAERVVAYEGAALVEGGKIEARPEITRLKMRVRQDVSSYLSNRATLESRLTDSYKTLSIEFPDHVEAGSVVQGVMPKTATVASGEKLLRDPEKFLGMRELHGKIEIAEMEGAGLFAACANFGKPVLMVRGISDFGDSKKDNRFHLLAAKAAAAVTVDYIANGMSLQD, encoded by the coding sequence ATGGCAAACTTCCTAATGCTGGCATCCAGTCACATTCTCCTTGCTGGCAGCATTTCAAACACCACAGAAAACTCTCTCATTGATCGTGCACATGAGTTTGTTTACTCATTTGTTGAAGAAGTGCTTAACGCTGGTGGCGGTTTTGTTATTTATGTAGCCGCAGAACCAGTCAACGCAGATAACAAGCCGTTGCTATTCGACTGGACTGTGGCTAAGGCTGTTGACAAGCTGATCTCTGGCAATAGTTCAAAGGTGCGCTTAAAAATTGTCACTTCCCAAGAGCGTCTCCAATCTAAGGCCAACGCCGAGCAGCGTAAGCTTCTAACGGGGATGACTGCGCGTGGCGTCGCCGAATTCATCCATATCGAAGAGGAAGTGTTAACAGGTGGCAATGTTGGCGACGAGCAGATTGAGCATGCAACCGCAATGGTGGCGTTGGGCGGTGGGAAGGGTGTTTTGGATCGGGCTCGCAAGATGGCGAAGAAATTGTTGCCCGTACTTCCACTCGATTTGCAATTGGGCGCAAATAGTGAAGATGGTGCCGGTGCACTTGGCGTGCTGAAGAATTTTCAAACCAATCCCCTGACCTATATGCCGAATAGCGGTAATAAAGTTGTTAAGGTTCTGCCTGCCCTGTCCCTGCAAGAACCTGTGATTTCCTTGTCTGATATCAGCGAACGCATTGTCAAAATCTTTTATGAGGAAGAAAAGGCCAGGATTGAGGCTTTGCCCCCGGATGTACTTGTACTCACTGCTTTAGATGTAGAGTTGGCAGCTGCTAAGCAAGCATTCGGAATCGCGGAAGATGCCGAGCACTTCACAACAAAGAACGGTTTGCATGTATGGAGAGCGCCTGTCTCTAAACATGGAGGTAAGACGGTCAGCTGTGTAGTGGCATGCTTTGCGGGGGCTGGCAATGTAGACGCGGCTTCTGTGACCTCTATGCTCTTGGGAGAGCTGAATCCAGCTAACGTAATGATGATGGGCATAGCGGCTGGTCTTCGAGACAAATGCGCGCTGGGAGAGGTCGTCCTTGCGGAGCGAGTCGTCGCCTATGAAGGTGCCGCTCTTGTTGAGGGAGGCAAGATCGAAGCTCGACCAGAAATAACCAGATTGAAAATGCGGGTTCGCCAGGACGTCAGTTCCTATCTCTCTAACCGAGCGACCCTCGAATCTCGCCTCACGGACAGCTACAAGACGTTGAGCATTGAATTCCCCGACCATGTTGAAGCCGGCTCAGTTGTTCAGGGAGTGATGCCGAAGACTGCCACTGTTGCTAGTGGCGAAAAACTCCTCCGCGATCCGGAGAAGTTTCTTGGTATGCGTGAGCTTCACGGCAAAATTGAGATCGCTGAAATGGAAGGTGCGGGCCTTTTTGCTGCATGCGCTAACTTCGGTAAACCCGTGCTAATGGTTCGTGGTATCAGCGATTTCGGTGATTCGAAGAAAGACAACAGGTTTCACCTTTTGGCTGCGAAAGCTGCCGCCGCCGTAACCGTCGACTACATAGCGAATGGTATGTCGTTGCAAGATTAA
- a CDS encoding 3'-5' exonuclease, giving the protein MKKREVFISVDIETAGPIVGEHSMLTVGACLAYQPEISFSVMLKPISEKSVAEALAVTGLTLAKAEKDGLTPSEAMSQFATWVAENVSQDSTPVFVGLNASFDWGFVNHYFLKYFGDNPFGFTALDIKALFMGATGCTWYDTKSSAIDKVVNPSQKGNHDALDDARYQAELFRLVYALSQKNKSEISA; this is encoded by the coding sequence ATGAAAAAACGTGAAGTTTTTATCTCGGTCGATATCGAAACTGCCGGGCCCATTGTCGGTGAACACAGCATGCTAACGGTGGGTGCGTGTTTGGCGTATCAACCAGAGATATCCTTCTCGGTAATGTTAAAGCCGATTAGCGAGAAATCGGTCGCTGAAGCTCTGGCGGTTACAGGGCTGACATTGGCAAAAGCTGAGAAAGACGGTCTTACACCAAGTGAGGCAATGTCACAATTTGCTACCTGGGTCGCCGAGAACGTATCCCAAGATAGTACGCCGGTATTTGTGGGATTGAATGCTTCGTTTGATTGGGGATTCGTGAACCACTATTTCCTGAAATACTTTGGCGACAATCCGTTTGGCTTTACAGCACTGGATATTAAGGCTCTTTTCATGGGTGCAACGGGATGCACCTGGTATGACACTAAGTCAAGCGCCATTGATAAGGTAGTGAATCCAAGTCAGAAGGGAAATCACGACGCTCTTGACGATGCAAGGTACCAGGCAGAATTGTTTAGGCTGGTCTACGCATTGAGTCAAAAGAACAAATCTGAGATTTCAGCCTGA
- a CDS encoding sce7726 family protein — protein MGRNEMREAEIKRALSNHLSPPGVPYFLEEVELNGGQYRADLVDVSDMHCYEIKSAGDNLARLMQQGNGYSRVFDKITLVAAERHLKKALPILPSWWGVIAVLENENEPFKIVRSAKANKYHEPFYLVTLLKKDECLSILEKIGSSKGWKSKSLYLLHEHLANALPLKTLKIFVQECLLQRVSFINLNS, from the coding sequence TTGGGTAGAAACGAAATGCGAGAAGCGGAAATAAAAAGAGCTTTATCCAACCATTTGTCACCTCCGGGTGTTCCTTATTTTTTAGAGGAGGTTGAATTAAATGGAGGGCAGTATCGTGCCGATTTGGTTGATGTATCTGATATGCATTGTTACGAGATAAAGAGTGCAGGCGATAATCTTGCTAGGCTGATGCAGCAAGGTAATGGCTACAGCCGAGTATTCGACAAGATTACTCTTGTAGCAGCTGAACGCCACCTGAAAAAAGCGCTGCCCATTCTTCCATCATGGTGGGGAGTTATTGCAGTGCTTGAAAACGAAAATGAGCCATTTAAAATAGTTCGCTCGGCAAAAGCAAACAAATACCACGAACCGTTCTATTTGGTAACGCTATTGAAAAAGGACGAATGCCTTTCAATTTTGGAGAAAATTGGCAGCTCTAAAGGCTGGAAGAGTAAAAGTCTTTATCTGCTACATGAGCATTTAGCTAATGCGCTACCATTAAAAACGCTAAAAATTTTCGTTCAAGAATGTTTACTTCAAAGAGTTTCTTTTATTAACCTAAACTCTTGA